The following are encoded in a window of Labrus bergylta chromosome 16, fLabBer1.1, whole genome shotgun sequence genomic DNA:
- the antkmt gene encoding adenine nucleotide translocase lysine N-methyltransferase — MDDGTPDEVFADLKSRDLGAWGVAQIAAGTGLAVYAMWVGILQPGFRKVPLRLQVPYIPASKAQVQNVMTLLRGRKGGLADLGSGDGRIVLKAYQQGFTPAVGYELNPWLVRLARFYAWRAECHDKVSYRREDLWKVDLTECKNVTVFLAPSVLSLLQDKLLAELPHDALVVAGRFPFPDWTPCRVEGHGVDRAWAYSVKTLRDNSQNKDELTVTERDDERTKEEGST; from the exons ATGGACGATGGCACACCGGACGAGGTCTTTGCTGATCTGAAGTCAAGGGACCTCGGAGCATGGGGGGTCGCTCAGATAGCGGCCGGCACTGGACTCGCAGTTTATGCCATGTGGGTGGGAATCCTCCAGCCGGGCTTCAGAAAAGTCCCCTTGAGGCTACAG GTGCCGTACATTCCTGCCAGCAAAGCTCAGGTGCAAAATGTAATGACACTGCTGAGAGGTCGAAAGGGAGGCCTGGCAGATCTGGGATCCGGTGACGGCCGCATT GTCTTAAAGGCCTATCAGCAGGGATTCACACCTGCTGTTGGTTATGAGCTCAACCCCTGGCTCGTGCGCTTGGCTCGCTTTTACGCGTGGAGAGCAGAGTGTCATGACAAAGTTTCTTACCGAAGAGAGGATCTTTGGAAG GTCGACTTGACAGAATGCAAGAATGTCACCGTGTTTCTGGCTCCGAGCGTG CTTTCATTGCTGCAGGATAAGCTGCTGGCTGAGCTTCCCCATGATGCCTTAGTGGTGGCTGGTCGATTTCCTTTCCCTGACTGGACACCGTGCCGGGTCGAGGGTCACGGCGTGGACAGAGCCTGGGCGTACAGCGTGAAGACACTCAGAGACAACTCGCAGAACAAAGACGAGCTCACAGTCACAGAAAGAGACGATGAACGTACCAAGGAGGAAGGATCCACTTAA
- the hirip3 gene encoding HIRA-interacting protein 3 yields MTVTEKQKRSIRTFVCEQLRAETDLSTLTLGILKKRYLAHTRCDSLTSDAKSFMKQVVREELVKMQDDNEKELETGKQQKKRKREKESDEEMNGTKDEAESRSKKSRSRFSSSAVMTESDDKENLKAESEEEERAESGSEDEEQEVKKPEGKTNGKSEPPMGSEASSDEEVNESGTKEQESEDADSPDETDKKKPNAAKNDETAGDKSREESDEEEESGADGESGKNATADSNDSSADGEKGETAVEKKDEDSSSSPSSDEEEEGAGDNEKVNKNNINKKKNVIDSSDDSEKEEKTSVEKEDKDSGSSSASSDEEEEAAGDSKENKKKNVKKKSANVNGEEEEGAVDDNENKKKNVKKKERATHQRDDDKALSRLKRYITLCGVHRNYKKLLGGCSSASTRKAALKKELEELGVHGTPSIKKCKKARMKREQAQELAELDTSNIITTNGRPTRRAALAWQKQRSPPSTVHVRSLNSGSDSEQENGVLRGGRRATDWDNLKGIISDDGDSC; encoded by the exons ATGACGGTGACAGAGAAGCAGAAAAGAAGTATCCGCACttttgtgtgtgagcagctcCGTGCAGAGACAGATTTAAG CACACTGACCTTAGGGATTCTGAAGAAGCGATACCTGGCGCACACGAGATGTGACTCGTTAACGTCAGACGCCAAATCGTTCATGAAGCAGGTGGTCAGAGAGGAGCTGGTGAAAATGCAG GACGATAATGAAAAAGAGTTGGAGACCGGGAAGCAGCAAAAGAAGcggaaaagagaaaaggagagcgATGAGGAGATGAACGGAACAAAAGATGAAGCTGAGTCCAGGTCGAAGAAATCCCGTAGTCGGTTCAGCTCGTCAGCAG TGATGACAGAGTCAGATGATAAAGAGAACCTCAAAGCTGAAAGTGAAGAGGAAGAACGTGCTGAATCTGGTTCTGAGGATGAGGAGCAAGAGGTGAAGAAACCAGAAGGAAAGACAAACGGAAAGAGCGAACCTCCGATGGGCAGTGAAGCGTCTTCAGATGAGGAGGTGAACGAGTCGGGAACAAAAGAACAGGAGAGCGAGGACGCTGACAGTCCAGAcgaaacagacaaaaagaaaccAAACGCTGCGAAGAACGATGAGACGGCGGGGGATAAAAGTCgagaggagagtgatgaagaggaggaatcCGGCGCAGACGGCGAGTCAGGGAAGAACGCCACGGCCGACTCGAACGACTCCTCTGCTGACGGCGAGAAAG GAGAAactgcagtggaaaaaaaagatgaagattcATCATCATCGCCCTCTTctgacgaggaagaggagggtgcAGGAGACaatgaaaaagtaaataaaaataatataaataaaaagaagaatgtgaTCGACTCCTCTGATGACAGCGAGAAAG AAGAAAAAACCTCGGTggaaaaagaagataaagacTCGGGTTCATCATCGGCCTCTTctgacgaggaagaggaggctgcGGGAGACagtaaggaaaataaaaagaagaatgtcAAAAAGAAGAGCGCCAATGTGAAcggcgaggaagaggagggtgcAGTAGatgataatgaaaataaaaagaagaatgtcAAAAAAAAGGAGCGTGCCACTCATCAGAGG GATGATGACAAAGCGCTTTCCAGGCTCAAGCGCTACATCACTCTGTGTGGAGTTCACCGGAATTACAAGAAGCTCCTCGGCGGCTGCAGCTCTGCTAGCACACGGAAGGCCGCTCTCAAGAAGGAGCTGGAAGAGCTCGGAGTCCACG GTACGCCGTCCAttaagaaatgcaaaaaagCTCGGATGAAGAGAGAGCAAGCGCAGGAGCTGGCTGAGCTCGACACCAGCAACATCATCACCACAAACG gccGACCCACGCGCAGAGCAGCTTTAGCGTGGCAGAAACAGCGCAGCCCTCCTTCAACTGTTCACGTGCGCTCTCTGAACTCGGGCTCTGACAGCGAGCAGGAAAACGGCGTCCTCAGAGGGGGCAGACGAGCGACGGACTGGGACAACCTGAAGGGGATCATCAGTGACGATGGAGACAGCTGCTAA